From a region of the Gavia stellata isolate bGavSte3 chromosome 32, bGavSte3.hap2, whole genome shotgun sequence genome:
- the LOC132319911 gene encoding cocaine- and amphetamine-regulated transcript protein-like, with amino-acid sequence MESAWLCLLCLAGSGLILPGTAEPLLGLQPAESLPGQSQEETELVEALQEVLEKLGTSELPVVEKRLSWVPSCEPGEPCAVRRGARIGKLCSCPRGTACNLFLLKCS; translated from the exons ATGGAAAGCGCttggctctgcctgctctgcctggctggctCCGGCCTCATCCTGCCGGGCACTGCGGAGCCGCTGCTGGGGCTCCAGCCGGCCGAGAGCCTGCCCGGACAGAGCCAGGAGGAGACGGAGCTG GTCGAGGCGCtgcaggaggtgctggagaagctggggaCCAGCGAGCTGCCGGTGGTGGAGAAGAGGCTGAGCTGGGTGCCCTCG TGCGAGCCCGGGGAGCCGTGCGCGGTGCGGAGGGGGGCACGCATCGGgaagctctgcagctgcccccGCGGCACCGCCTGCAACTTGTTCCTGCTCAAGTGCTCCTAA